The Coregonus clupeaformis isolate EN_2021a chromosome 20, ASM2061545v1, whole genome shotgun sequence genome contains a region encoding:
- the LOC121534106 gene encoding occludin: MFEKQRYDSPPVYSPPYSPASNGYGPPQSYHPPRSEFDPYPPPPGSYYMEEKPQHFYKWLSPPGIVKAMFGTIIVLCVGIFACVASTLVWDMQYGMGGMGSYGGGMGYGGGYGGMGGGYGSSYGSGYGGGYGGGYGGGYGNYGNSYPTPYSAKTTMIAMAAINFFVALGFFVASFSKSTTFRSRKFFLVVLVVSVIMAVIQGIITIVYIVGVNPMAQSSQNMMYNPMLLMCQNLYGSSYSNMGGVGGFGMYNQYLYHYCYVDPQEGVAMVCGFLVTAALVVAAFFSHKTRGKIWRYGKPNIYWEQPPETGGLVSEGRDVKDWVNNVEDGQSTEDAPTVVLSEKSVPLNASANSIISYPTKADSRVYTGDTYNNNVYSEHLASRPSDQPSQGASSSPSEEAGGVRKPSAKRGKRSRRNPELDESQYETEYTTGGETGNELDPEEWESVYPEIMSDGQRQEYKREFDADLREYKHLCAEMDDISDQMNKLSRQLDTLDETSAQYQVVAEEYNRLKDVKRTPDYQAKKLECRRLRHKLFHIKRVVKAYDKSLS, translated from the exons ATGTTTGAGAAGCAGCGTTACGACAGCCCTCCCGTCTACAGTCCTCCATACAGCCCGGCCTCCAATGGCTACGGCCCCCCACAAAGCTACCACCCGCCCAGGAGTGAGTTTGACCCCTACCCACCCCCACCGGGCTCCTACTACATGGAAGAGAAGCCCCAACACTTCTACAAGTGGCTCTCTCCTCCTGGCATCGTCAAGGCCATGTTTGGCACCATCATAGTGCTCTGTGTGGGGATCTTTGCCTGTGTGGCCTCCACGCTGGTCTGGGACATGCAGTACGGGATGGGGGGGATGGGCTCCTACGGCGGAGGGATGGGCTATGGCGGTGGTTATGGGGGAATGGGCGGCGGTTATGGCTCCAGCTACGGCTCTGGCTATGGAGGAGGCTATGGAGGAGGCTATGGAGGAGGCTATGGTAACTATGGTAACTCCTACCCGACACCTTACTCGGCCAAAACCACCATGATAGCTATGGCGGCCATCAACTTCTTTGTGGCGCTGGGATTCTTCGTGGCCAGTTTCTCTAAATCGACCACGTTCAGGAGCAGGAAGTTCTTTCTGGTGGTTCTGGTGGTCAGCGTCATCATGGCTGTCATCCAGGGCATCATCACCATTGTGTACATCGTGGGGGTGAACCCAATGGCCCAGAGCTCTCAGAACATGATGTACAACCCCATGCTGTTGATGTGCCAGAACCTGTACGGAAGCAGCTATTCTAATATGGGAGGAGTCGGGGGTTTCGGCATGTATAACCAGTACCTCTATCACTACTGCTACGTGGACCCACAAGAG GGTGTAGCCATGGTGTGTGGGTTCCTGGTTACCGCTGCGTTGGTCGTGGCTGCTTTCTTCTCACACAAAACCAGAGGCAAGATCTGGCGCTACGGCAAGCCCAACATCTACTGGGAACAGCCCCCTGAGACTGGAGGCCTAGTTTCTGAAGGCAGAGATGTGAAGGACTGG GTTAACAATGTGGAGGACGGACAAAGTACAGAGGATGCACCTACCGTGGTGCTGTCAGAGAAGTCCGTCCCCCTCAATGCCTCAGCCAATAGCATCATCTCCTACCCAACCAAGGCTGACAGCAGGGTATACACTGGAGACACTTACAACAACAATGT GTATTCGGAGCATCTGGCTAGCCGTCCCTCGGACCAGCCCTCCCAGGGGGCCAGTTCCAGCCCCTCTGAGGAGGCAGGGGGGGTCAGGAAGCCCTCGGCCAAAAGGGGCAAGAGGAGCCGGCGCAACCCTGAGCTGGACGAATCACAGTACGAAACCGAGTACACCACGGGAGGAGAGACTGGCAACGAACTGGACCCAGAGGAGTGGGAGAG cgTCTACCCAGAGATAATGTCAGACGGCCAGCGTCAGGAGTACAAGAGGGAGTTTGATGCCGACCTGAGGGAGTACAAACACCTGTGTGCTGAGATGGACGACATCAGTGACCAGATGAACAAACTCAGCAGGCAGCTGGACACACTGGACGAGACCTCCGCCCAGTACCAG GTTGTGGCAGAGGAATATAATCGACTGAAAGACGTTAAGAGG aCACCAGACTACCAGGCTAAGAAGTTGGAGTGTCGCAGGCTGAGACACAAACTGTTCCATATCAAACGTGTGGTCAAGGCCTACGACAAGAGCCTTTCTTAA